From the genome of Pseudobacteriovorax antillogorgiicola, one region includes:
- a CDS encoding LptF/LptG family permease, which yields MKELLPQFVTSLCVLSAIIVVSQLIRLSEVLVTFGLTLENILLPFLFIMVPFLSFTIPIAYMFAVLLAFSRFSADGEYTAMLASGYSLKRAAVPVLLIGGILYGTATICSLYFEPWGRRETVQFYHRKTQTELDNMIKVQLKPGVFLDDFLGYVLYAETISPDRTHFENVMLAPGSKNKDQSFTLLAPSGSVSGSVESGDLTMAFDYGVIYSTAPDSEQISVVKFKRAELDLIRIFQEQIFGPDSATDDYRSYSPGQLWNYVSKLENNRRPDQEKTYLKARFLLHQRFGLPFACITFALFAMVLGIQDERRGRGFGYIGAILTIIFGYVVLMSFKYMAEKGQISAILGAWVPNLLLLAFGSFLVYQKNKLPPSESALDPRYIPGLRKIWQRNNPSPSD from the coding sequence TTGAAGGAACTACTACCTCAATTTGTCACGTCTTTGTGTGTTCTTAGTGCCATCATAGTCGTATCACAACTTATCCGACTTTCTGAAGTTTTAGTCACTTTTGGGCTAACCCTAGAAAATATTCTTTTGCCGTTTCTATTCATTATGGTTCCGTTTCTTTCGTTCACTATACCCATCGCCTATATGTTTGCGGTTCTTTTGGCATTTAGCCGCTTTTCCGCCGATGGAGAATACACAGCTATGCTAGCGTCAGGCTATTCTTTGAAGCGAGCTGCAGTGCCGGTCCTGCTCATTGGTGGGATTCTTTACGGCACAGCTACCATATGCTCCTTGTACTTCGAGCCCTGGGGGCGCCGTGAAACGGTACAGTTTTATCATCGCAAGACCCAAACTGAATTAGACAACATGATCAAGGTCCAGCTCAAGCCTGGAGTGTTTCTTGATGACTTTCTAGGTTACGTCCTCTACGCGGAAACCATATCTCCTGATCGAACTCACTTTGAGAATGTGATGCTAGCTCCAGGAAGTAAGAACAAGGATCAAAGTTTCACCTTGCTTGCACCCAGTGGGTCTGTGTCTGGATCAGTAGAGTCGGGCGATCTCACGATGGCCTTCGACTATGGTGTGATTTACTCGACTGCTCCCGATTCCGAGCAGATATCAGTGGTAAAATTCAAGCGAGCAGAACTGGACTTGATCCGTATCTTTCAGGAACAGATTTTTGGTCCGGATTCAGCAACAGATGACTATCGAAGTTATTCCCCTGGCCAACTTTGGAACTATGTTTCGAAACTGGAAAACAATAGGCGGCCTGATCAAGAAAAAACCTATCTAAAGGCCCGGTTTCTCCTCCACCAGCGATTTGGATTGCCCTTTGCTTGCATCACCTTCGCCTTGTTTGCCATGGTGCTTGGAATTCAAGATGAACGTCGCGGGCGAGGCTTTGGCTACATTGGTGCCATTCTTACCATTATATTCGGCTATGTGGTGCTCATGAGCTTTAAGTATATGGCGGAAAAAGGTCAAATCTCGGCTATTCTAGGAGCTTGGGTGCCCAACTTGCTGCTTTTGGCATTTGGTAGTTTCCTGGTCTATCAAAAAAATAAACTCCCTCCATCAGAGTCTGCCTTAGACCCTCGTTATATCCCTGGTCTACGCAAGATCTGGCAGCGAAATAACCCTAGCCCTTCGGATTAA
- a CDS encoding isopenicillin N synthase family dioxygenase, with product MSTPNTIPVIDLNDYLSDDKNKKQKFVDNVGAALKDVGFFALTNHGLPQDLVSEAYSISEKFFKLDEATKRKYENLEIQGQRGYTSFGREHAKDHDAPDLKEFWHVGQDLSDGHKLADVYPQNIWPKELPSFETTMKDIYQQLERCSLQILEACSLYIGEDKSLFRDMAVDGNTILRLIHYPPIPEDANPASVRAAAHEDINLITLLIDATTSGLEIMDRNGNWLPVVTPRGCIIVDSGDMLQNASNGFYKATTHRVVNPNDSRSRRFSMPFFVHARSEVPLNPIASCVAKTGGEKKYPDITAGEYLHQRLKEIGLS from the coding sequence ATGAGCACCCCTAATACCATTCCAGTCATCGATTTAAATGACTACCTTTCGGACGATAAGAACAAAAAACAAAAGTTTGTGGATAATGTAGGAGCCGCCCTAAAGGATGTTGGTTTCTTTGCATTGACAAACCATGGACTGCCACAGGATTTAGTTTCAGAAGCCTACTCGATTTCCGAAAAGTTCTTCAAACTCGATGAAGCGACTAAAAGAAAATACGAGAACCTAGAAATCCAAGGTCAGCGAGGCTACACCTCGTTTGGTCGTGAGCATGCTAAAGACCACGATGCTCCTGACCTTAAAGAGTTCTGGCACGTGGGGCAGGACCTTTCAGACGGGCATAAGCTTGCTGATGTTTATCCACAAAATATCTGGCCTAAAGAGCTGCCTTCATTCGAAACGACTATGAAGGATATCTATCAACAGCTAGAACGATGTTCACTGCAGATATTGGAGGCATGCTCGCTCTATATCGGTGAAGATAAATCACTTTTCCGCGATATGGCAGTCGACGGCAACACCATCCTTCGCCTGATTCATTATCCACCCATTCCAGAAGACGCCAACCCTGCAAGCGTTCGGGCAGCCGCTCATGAAGATATTAACTTAATCACCTTATTGATCGACGCAACAACGTCGGGCCTTGAAATCATGGATCGCAACGGCAACTGGTTGCCAGTAGTGACCCCAAGAGGATGTATCATTGTTGATTCAGGAGATATGCTTCAGAACGCTAGTAACGGCTTCTACAAGGCAACAACTCACAGGGTTGTGAACCCAAATGACTCTCGTTCGCGACGGTTTTCCATGCCTTTCTTCGTCCATGCACGCAGCGAGGTGCCTTTGAATCCTATCGCAAGTTGTGTTGCTAAGACTGGTGGTGAGAAGAAGTATCCCGACATCACAGCCGGTGAGTACCTTCACCAGCGCCTTAAAGAAATTGGCTTAAGCTAA
- a CDS encoding penicillin-binding transpeptidase domain-containing protein, translated as MKHILRLTSVSSIILLASLTCFSHGNRAWANATLPKIPQVLPEWEDIATPSLHSMPVNIVPRIQNRLKHFLKARDNPVAGLILADVRTGKVLAMVQGAQPKAWGAQTNTNLHTGFPAASLFKTIVAASTLESTNIDSLQGSTLDGGCATVSPRGYWLRNNVRGRKFKINLRRAYGSSCNGFFARLAVNEIGLGPILNMAKRFGWDGKPVTTDFSLRPSPIRTPNPATSSAHRVGSFAAGFGNVGISVAHATWQMLAIANLGVSKPLRLFSASGKEQALASERVLSEEASRELLAIMDATVLGGTATSVFRKGRYRRLRQDIGGKTGTLTGAHPKGVTTWFAGAYPIENPEVVVASVVVLEDLWHIKASNLAAEAILAHYDYRKSLKLSESNKKIPAKN; from the coding sequence ATGAAGCATATTCTCCGATTAACATCCGTCAGCTCAATCATTTTATTAGCATCTCTTACCTGTTTCAGTCACGGGAATCGCGCCTGGGCAAACGCCACCCTGCCCAAAATTCCTCAGGTTTTGCCTGAGTGGGAGGACATCGCTACTCCTAGCTTGCATAGCATGCCAGTCAATATAGTTCCACGGATTCAAAACAGATTGAAACACTTTTTAAAAGCTCGCGATAACCCTGTCGCAGGGCTTATTTTGGCTGATGTACGCACTGGTAAAGTCCTTGCCATGGTGCAGGGTGCACAGCCCAAAGCGTGGGGTGCCCAAACTAACACGAATCTACATACCGGCTTTCCCGCTGCCTCACTCTTCAAAACCATCGTCGCTGCATCCACCCTGGAATCGACCAACATCGACAGCCTACAAGGCTCAACCTTGGATGGTGGCTGCGCGACTGTGAGCCCGCGAGGTTATTGGTTGCGGAATAATGTCCGCGGCAGAAAGTTTAAGATCAACCTCCGCCGAGCGTACGGCAGTTCATGTAACGGTTTTTTCGCGCGCTTGGCTGTCAATGAAATTGGTCTTGGGCCAATCCTCAATATGGCGAAACGCTTCGGCTGGGATGGGAAGCCCGTCACCACTGACTTCTCACTTAGGCCTAGTCCTATTCGCACCCCAAATCCAGCAACGTCCAGCGCCCACCGTGTCGGGAGCTTTGCAGCTGGCTTTGGCAATGTGGGGATATCGGTAGCTCATGCTACTTGGCAGATGCTCGCCATCGCCAATCTGGGCGTTAGCAAGCCTTTGAGGCTTTTTTCAGCAAGCGGCAAGGAGCAAGCTTTGGCTTCAGAGCGGGTTCTTAGCGAAGAGGCCTCTCGTGAACTCCTAGCGATCATGGATGCCACGGTCCTCGGTGGCACCGCGACTTCAGTTTTTAGAAAAGGGCGTTACCGTCGTTTGCGTCAAGATATTGGCGGTAAAACAGGGACTCTCACAGGGGCTCATCCAAAGGGAGTCACCACTTGGTTTGCTGGTGCCTATCCCATTGAGAACCCTGAGGTCGTGGTTGCATCTGTCGTTGTTCTAGAAGATCTCTGGCACATTAAAGCCTCGAACCTTGCAGCGGAAGCGATCTTGGCCCATTATGATTACCGGAAGTCACTCAAACTATCGGAATCAAATAAGAAAATCCCCGCTAAAAATTAG